Proteins found in one bacterium genomic segment:
- a CDS encoding DNA methyltransferase codes for MKEHQLSSPGTTPAIVEAFIKRWEKSGAAERANYQLFLSELCDVIGVPRPEPAGADDSQNNYVFERTVVFQHGDGNTSTGRIDLYKRVCFVLEAKQGANVPDPDEALSEAARELKRKLKAGTARRGTAAWDDAMLRARGQAEQYSRALSASEGRPPFLIVVDVGHSIELYSEFSCTGGTYIPFPAPGSHRIFLRDLERPDIQERLRLVWTTPHDLDPSRRSARVTREIAASLARLAVLLEKDGHNPHVVASFLMRGLFTMFAEDVGLLARNSFSNLLLSLRDKPQDFVPVVEELWGRMDRGGYSISLRMPVLQFNGGLFESATALPLSKDQLQLLIEASQCDWRDVEPAIFGTLLERALAPEERHKLGAHYTPRAYVERLVLPTIVEPIRAEWEIARAAAVTLANKGEIKKAAGGLKAFHRRLCHTRVLDPACGSGNFLYVTLEHLKRIEGEVLDTLNIMGEHQAVLEMAGETVGPHQFLGLEINPRAAAIAELVLWIGTLQWHFRNRGNVNPPQPIIRNFHNIECRDALIEYDKVEPVLDDQGQPVTRWDGRTTKTHPVTGREIPDETFRVPTMRYINPRPAVWPDADYVVGNPPFIGPALMRQSLGDGYTETVREAHSDMGESSDFVMYWWNHAAKLTRQGEIRRFGFITTNSLRQTFSRRVLETHLAANPPLSILFAIPDHPWVDVVDGAAVRIAMTVATSGSHDGLLSQAISEKETEGDGFEVEFVSIRGRINPDLTIGADVAGTVELVANEKLCYRGVQIIGDGFIVTRDEAKILGLGSTKGLENYIREYRNGRDLTARPRGVMVIDLFGLNENDLRIKFPTVYQWVLERVKPERDQNNRKGYREKWWIFGEARGEMRPALSGMQRYIATVETSKHRFFVLLDNTIMPDNMLVNIALDDAYVLGVLSSRLHVCWALATGGILGPTPRYNKTRCFETFPFPVATETQKVRIRDLAEQLDAHRKRQQAEHQDLTMTGMYNVLEKLRDNTPLTTAERKIHEQGLVSVLKQLHDDLDAAVFDAYGWPATLTDQQILEKLVALNVERATEEAKGTIRWLRPEYQCRGEKAQQTELAVGHSSPKVATVDKKTSKPKPLAWPKDLSEQVRLLRELLATQSAPVTAKTLAKFFTRARVEKIEELLQALVTLGQARVVGEGKYLAG; via the coding sequence ATGAAGGAACATCAACTGTCATCACCGGGTACCACGCCAGCCATAGTCGAGGCGTTTATCAAACGCTGGGAAAAATCAGGCGCTGCCGAGCGGGCCAATTATCAGTTATTTCTCTCCGAACTCTGTGATGTCATTGGAGTGCCACGCCCGGAGCCCGCCGGGGCTGACGACAGTCAGAACAACTATGTTTTTGAGCGGACTGTGGTCTTCCAGCATGGCGACGGCAACACCAGTACCGGCCGGATAGATCTCTATAAACGGGTATGTTTTGTCCTTGAGGCCAAACAAGGCGCTAATGTCCCGGATCCTGATGAGGCTTTGTCTGAGGCCGCCCGAGAACTGAAACGTAAACTCAAAGCGGGAACCGCCCGGCGTGGGACCGCCGCCTGGGACGATGCCATGCTCCGCGCCAGAGGCCAGGCCGAACAATATAGCCGCGCGCTCTCTGCATCAGAAGGCCGCCCGCCCTTTTTAATTGTGGTAGATGTGGGCCACTCCATTGAGCTCTATTCAGAGTTCTCCTGCACAGGCGGAACCTATATCCCTTTCCCCGCGCCCGGCAGTCACCGGATCTTCCTTCGCGATTTGGAACGGCCGGATATCCAGGAAAGACTCCGCCTGGTCTGGACGACTCCTCATGATCTGGATCCCAGCCGTCGCAGCGCCAGGGTTACCCGTGAAATCGCGGCCAGCCTAGCTCGGTTAGCGGTGTTGCTTGAGAAAGACGGTCATAATCCCCATGTCGTGGCTTCCTTCCTGATGCGCGGCCTGTTCACCATGTTCGCGGAGGATGTCGGACTACTGGCCCGGAACAGTTTCTCCAATCTCCTGCTGAGTTTACGCGATAAGCCGCAGGATTTTGTCCCCGTTGTGGAAGAACTTTGGGGGCGCATGGATCGCGGCGGATACTCCATTAGCCTGCGTATGCCAGTTCTGCAATTCAACGGCGGTCTTTTTGAAAGCGCCACCGCTTTGCCCCTCAGCAAGGATCAACTACAACTTTTGATAGAAGCATCTCAGTGCGACTGGCGTGATGTCGAACCCGCTATCTTTGGCACGCTGCTTGAGCGAGCGCTGGCCCCGGAGGAGCGGCATAAACTGGGCGCCCATTATACGCCCCGTGCCTATGTTGAACGTCTGGTGCTACCCACGATAGTCGAGCCCATCCGGGCGGAATGGGAGATTGCACGTGCGGCGGCGGTAACGCTGGCCAACAAAGGTGAAATCAAAAAGGCGGCGGGAGGTCTCAAGGCATTCCATCGACGGCTATGTCATACCCGGGTTCTCGATCCCGCTTGCGGAAGTGGCAACTTCTTGTATGTCACTCTTGAACACCTCAAGCGGATTGAGGGCGAAGTCTTGGACACTCTTAACATCATGGGCGAGCATCAGGCGGTATTGGAGATGGCCGGAGAGACGGTGGGGCCGCATCAATTCCTGGGGCTTGAGATCAATCCCAGGGCTGCGGCCATTGCCGAACTGGTGCTCTGGATCGGCACGCTTCAGTGGCATTTCAGGAACCGGGGCAACGTCAATCCGCCCCAGCCGATCATTCGTAACTTTCACAACATCGAGTGCCGGGACGCCCTGATTGAATACGATAAGGTCGAGCCAGTGCTGGACGATCAAGGCCAGCCCGTTACCCGCTGGGATGGCCGTACCACCAAGACCCATCCGGTCACTGGTCGGGAAATCCCGGACGAGACCTTCCGTGTTCCAACGATGCGCTACATCAATCCCCGTCCGGCGGTATGGCCGGACGCCGATTATGTGGTCGGGAATCCGCCATTTATTGGCCCCGCCCTGATGCGGCAGTCACTGGGCGACGGCTACACAGAGACGGTAAGGGAGGCCCATTCCGATATGGGCGAATCCAGCGACTTTGTTATGTACTGGTGGAATCACGCCGCTAAATTGACGCGCCAAGGGGAGATTCGGCGATTCGGGTTTATTACAACCAATAGTCTCCGTCAGACCTTTAGTCGTCGGGTACTGGAAACGCATCTTGCAGCCAATCCGCCATTATCCATTCTGTTTGCCATTCCAGATCATCCTTGGGTCGATGTCGTTGATGGCGCAGCCGTACGTATCGCAATGACCGTTGCTACCTCCGGGAGTCATGATGGGTTATTGAGTCAGGCCATTTCTGAAAAAGAAACTGAAGGAGATGGCTTCGAGGTGGAATTTGTGAGCATCCGGGGGCGGATTAACCCAGATCTTACTATTGGTGCTGATGTGGCAGGTACAGTGGAGTTGGTTGCTAACGAAAAGTTGTGTTATCGCGGCGTTCAAATTATCGGAGATGGTTTTATCGTTACTCGAGATGAAGCTAAAATACTTGGCTTGGGAAGTACTAAAGGGCTCGAAAATTATATCCGCGAATATCGTAACGGGCGCGATCTGACTGCGCGGCCCCGAGGGGTTATGGTGATTGACCTTTTTGGTCTTAATGAGAATGATCTGCGTATAAAATTTCCTACGGTGTATCAATGGGTCTTGGAACGAGTGAAGCCAGAGAGGGATCAGAATAATAGAAAAGGTTACAGGGAGAAATGGTGGATATTTGGTGAGGCACGGGGCGAAATGCGTCCGGCATTATCGGGCATGCAAAGATATATTGCTACAGTTGAAACCTCCAAACATCGTTTCTTTGTGCTTCTCGATAATACAATTATGCCGGATAACATGTTGGTGAACATAGCCCTGGATGACGCCTATGTCCTTGGCGTTCTTAGCAGTCGGCTTCATGTATGTTGGGCCTTAGCAACAGGAGGTATATTGGGGCCAACACCGCGCTATAACAAAACCCGCTGTTTCGAGACCTTCCCATTCCCTGTCGCGACTGAAACGCAGAAAGTGCGAATCCGGGACTTGGCCGAACAACTTGATGCCCACCGTAAGCGCCAGCAAGCCGAACACCAGGATCTCACCATGACCGGCATGTACAATGTACTCGAAAAACTCCGTGATAATACTCCGCTAACCACCGCCGAACGCAAGATCCACGAGCAAGGCCTGGTCTCGGTTCTCAAGCAACTCCACGACGATCTTGATGCCGCAGTATTTGACGCCTATGGCTGGCCCGCCACCCTCACCGATCAGCAGATCTTAGAAAAGCTGGTGGCCCTCAATGTTGAACGCGCCACCGAAGAAGCCAAAGGCACCATCCGTTGGTTACGTCCCGAATACCAATGCCGCGGCGAGAAAGCGCAGCAGACTGAATTAGCCGTAGGCCATTCTTCCCCGAAGGTGGCAACGGTAGATAAGAAGACGTCAAAGCCGAAACCCCTTGCCTGGCCCAAAGACCTGTCTGAACAAGTCCGTCTCCTCCGCGAACTCCTCGCCACCCAGTCCGCCCCCGTCACTGCCAAAACCCTTGCAAAATTCTTCACCCGCGCCCGGGTGGAGAAGATTGAAGAACTGCTGCAGGCCCTAGTCACGTTGGGGCAGGCAAGGGTGGTGGGTGAGGGGAAGTATTTGGCGGGGTGA
- the hrpB gene encoding ATP-dependent helicase HrpB — protein sequence MNTLPIFEIEPALVKACAGSHTRLVIQAPTGSGKSTQIPQVLLDRGLIPEGKQVVILQPRRLAARLLATRVAAERQSQIGREVGYQVRFENRISTDTRIVFVTEGILLRRLISDPQLSGVGTIIFDEFHERHLFGDITLARAFQLQKTLRPDLRLIVMSATLDKATLEPYLAPCTVLRSEGRMYPVRIEYLPKPVDNARVPIWETAASETARLLVQEREGDVLVFMPGSYEIHRTIQALNLRPETRGCSICPLHGELAPRDQDAAVAPGERRKIIVSTNVAETSLTIEGVRLVVDGGLARVSRFDPYRGIDTLWIEKISQASADQRAGRAGRMAPGVCVRLWTEREHCERPPREIPEIRRVDLAETLLMLKASGCPDARTFPWFEPPEDRTLTRAETLLRDLGAADEKTGNITEVGRGMLAFPLHPRYARMLMAAEDVGRVRTVALIAAMTQERGLLVKRTDSQVEEQRDRQLGDEVLSDFFQLMRAWSEAEAHDYNVDYCRSLGIHAGVARQAGRLYEMFCRIAEGQGLSLEREIVADDDVRRCVLAGFADQVARRLDGGTLRCELVHGRRGVLERASVVRKSAFVVAAEVREVESGFTKKPAPVGAKGDMDVLLSLVTAIEPEWLEELFPGSVREETQVRFDDSRRVIGERGRFYHDLVLEMKRGGNPPEGDAASLLADEVQAGRCTLKHWTEDVDQWLLRVNLLRKWCPELDVPEITAEDRRLMIEEICMGAFSVKEVKERPVFPVVKNWLDGRKQSVLDKQVPERLDLPGGRKVKVVYSETNPPTIAARIQDLYGVDESIRIAMGRQLVTIQVLAPNYRPVQVTSDLTTFWREGYPKAKKELQRKYPKHKWV from the coding sequence ATGAATACCCTGCCCATATTTGAGATTGAACCTGCGTTGGTGAAGGCCTGTGCCGGAAGCCACACCCGGCTTGTCATTCAGGCCCCTACCGGGTCAGGTAAATCCACCCAGATTCCACAAGTGCTGCTGGATCGCGGGCTTATTCCTGAAGGAAAACAGGTCGTTATTCTTCAACCCCGGCGATTGGCGGCCAGGTTATTGGCAACGCGTGTTGCGGCAGAGCGGCAATCCCAAATCGGACGGGAAGTGGGCTATCAGGTTCGTTTTGAAAATCGAATCAGTACCGATACACGGATCGTTTTTGTAACGGAAGGAATTCTTCTGCGGCGGTTGATCAGTGATCCGCAACTCTCCGGGGTGGGCACGATCATCTTTGACGAATTCCATGAGCGGCATTTGTTTGGCGATATCACCCTGGCTCGCGCCTTTCAGTTGCAGAAGACCCTGCGCCCGGATCTCCGGCTGATCGTCATGTCGGCGACCCTGGATAAAGCGACCCTTGAACCGTATCTCGCTCCTTGCACGGTCTTACGCTCTGAAGGCCGCATGTATCCTGTCAGGATCGAGTACCTGCCCAAGCCGGTGGATAATGCACGGGTTCCGATCTGGGAAACGGCGGCATCGGAAACGGCACGCTTACTTGTTCAGGAGCGGGAAGGGGATGTTCTGGTCTTTATGCCCGGCTCCTACGAGATTCATCGGACCATTCAGGCATTGAACCTGCGGCCGGAAACGCGGGGCTGTTCCATTTGTCCCCTGCACGGTGAATTGGCGCCGCGGGATCAGGATGCCGCTGTCGCGCCTGGCGAGCGCCGGAAAATTATTGTCTCCACCAACGTGGCAGAAACGTCGTTGACGATTGAAGGCGTGAGGTTAGTGGTGGATGGTGGCCTGGCCCGCGTCTCCCGATTCGATCCCTATCGCGGCATCGATACGTTGTGGATTGAAAAAATAAGTCAGGCTTCGGCCGATCAACGTGCCGGGCGTGCCGGCCGTATGGCTCCCGGAGTCTGTGTGCGGCTTTGGACGGAGCGTGAGCATTGCGAGCGTCCACCCCGTGAGATTCCTGAGATCCGTCGTGTAGATCTGGCGGAAACTCTTCTGATGTTGAAGGCCTCGGGTTGCCCAGATGCCAGAACGTTCCCCTGGTTTGAGCCGCCGGAAGACCGGACTCTGACGCGTGCGGAGACGCTGTTGCGTGACTTGGGCGCCGCGGATGAGAAGACAGGTAATATCACGGAGGTGGGACGGGGCATGCTGGCCTTCCCGCTTCATCCCCGGTATGCCCGCATGCTGATGGCGGCGGAGGATGTGGGGCGGGTCCGGACGGTGGCCTTGATCGCGGCAATGACGCAGGAGCGCGGTCTCTTAGTCAAGCGCACAGACTCCCAGGTTGAAGAGCAGCGCGACCGCCAGCTGGGTGATGAAGTGTTATCCGATTTCTTTCAGCTGATGCGGGCCTGGAGTGAGGCGGAAGCCCATGATTACAATGTGGACTACTGCCGGAGCCTTGGCATTCACGCCGGAGTGGCGCGCCAGGCGGGGCGGCTCTATGAGATGTTCTGCCGGATCGCGGAGGGGCAGGGACTGTCCCTGGAACGTGAGATTGTGGCTGATGACGATGTCCGCCGCTGTGTACTGGCCGGGTTTGCCGATCAGGTGGCACGTCGTTTGGATGGCGGTACCCTGCGCTGCGAACTGGTGCATGGTCGACGTGGGGTCTTGGAGCGCGCGAGTGTGGTCCGAAAAAGTGCTTTTGTGGTGGCGGCGGAAGTGCGTGAGGTCGAAAGTGGATTTACCAAGAAGCCTGCCCCGGTTGGTGCCAAGGGCGATATGGATGTACTGCTCTCGTTGGTGACGGCGATTGAGCCTGAATGGCTGGAAGAGTTATTCCCGGGATCCGTGCGGGAGGAGACTCAGGTGCGGTTTGATGACTCCCGACGTGTCATAGGAGAACGGGGCCGTTTTTATCACGACCTGGTTCTTGAAATGAAGCGCGGCGGAAATCCACCGGAAGGGGATGCGGCCAGTCTGCTGGCAGATGAGGTTCAGGCGGGCCGTTGTACCTTGAAACACTGGACCGAGGATGTTGATCAGTGGCTGCTGCGGGTGAACCTGTTGCGGAAATGGTGCCCGGAACTGGATGTGCCGGAGATCACGGCGGAAGATCGACGCCTGATGATTGAAGAGATTTGCATGGGCGCATTCAGTGTGAAGGAAGTGAAGGAACGCCCCGTTTTTCCGGTGGTGAAAAACTGGTTGGATGGGCGCAAGCAATCGGTGCTCGATAAGCAGGTGCCCGAGCGCTTGGACCTCCCGGGTGGTCGGAAAGTGAAAGTCGTCTATTCCGAGACCAATCCCCCGACGATTGCGGCCCGGATCCAGGACCTTTACGGGGTGGACGAAAGTATCCGCATCGCCATGGGGCGCCAGTTAGTGACCATCCAAGTACTGGCTCCCAATTACCGCCCTGTGCAGGTTACCTCGGATTTGACCACCTTCTGGCGCGAGGGCTATCCGAAAGCGAAGAAGGAACTCCAGCGCAAATACCCGAAACACAAATGGGTCTGA
- a CDS encoding PmeII family type II restriction endonuclease, with protein sequence MTMSKTTLEKLVVKCLDDFYGRRIGKLSGLKLKDTLKRKNPYLFRAVGTQTASEIVEQLLTAYMSSSDEGIFGDAFFEPLAKAVSGGVSSPSEGVDVAIETSDSYTAIAVKSGPSVFNAQSKRRQNQDFQALQKRMLKLQKHFEALVGYCYGNKKTKTEAGKWVFQELAGQEFWSRLTGDNDFYMKLIDAMKGRPEIHRQKFEEEWSKAVNRFTGEFIEVYCGKDGAIDWHALVEFNSGKR encoded by the coding sequence ATGACGATGTCAAAAACTACGCTTGAGAAGCTCGTTGTAAAATGTCTCGACGATTTCTACGGTCGACGGATAGGGAAACTGAGCGGCCTGAAATTGAAAGACACTTTGAAACGTAAAAATCCTTATCTTTTTCGGGCAGTTGGAACACAGACTGCGTCCGAAATTGTTGAGCAACTCCTGACGGCGTACATGTCTTCCTCGGATGAAGGAATATTTGGTGATGCTTTTTTTGAGCCTTTGGCCAAAGCTGTTTCAGGAGGAGTTTCATCACCATCGGAAGGGGTAGATGTTGCGATTGAAACATCCGATTCCTATACAGCCATTGCGGTCAAATCCGGGCCATCGGTTTTTAATGCCCAAAGTAAGCGGCGACAAAATCAGGATTTTCAGGCATTGCAAAAGCGCATGTTGAAATTGCAGAAGCATTTTGAGGCTCTGGTCGGTTATTGCTATGGCAACAAGAAAACCAAGACCGAAGCAGGGAAATGGGTGTTTCAGGAATTGGCTGGTCAGGAATTCTGGAGCCGCCTAACCGGAGATAATGATTTTTACATGAAGCTCATTGATGCCATGAAGGGACGTCCGGAAATCCATCGGCAAAAGTTTGAAGAGGAATGGAGCAAAGCGGTGAACCGTTTCACCGGTGAATTTATTGAAGTATATTGCGGAAAAGACGGCGCCATCGATTGGCATGCACTTGTTGAATTTAACAGCGGGAAACGTTGA
- a CDS encoding DNA cytosine methyltransferase — protein MVKKTLVKEGWGEYGHPSGAPKFISLFSGAMGLDLGLESAGFECVGCLELDKRACQTIRRNRPNIPVLEDDIRNWNQGSALLKKFGLEGKDVALIVGGPPCPSFSTAGKRQAFNDPRGQVMFDFLKVVNEIRPPFFVMENVRGILSAAIDHVPLSERDDKVDFDGKGSVLALLNTKFAEMGYTVTAQLVNAANYGTPQKRERVVFIGSRDGLQIPMPVGAYSPSEGLFQRRWRTLGDALEGLVDPEPEFIPFSKNRAKFLSLLQEGENWRSLPPEMQEEALGGAYSSTGGRVGFFRRLSFSKPSPTVPTSPIQKSTCLCHPTELRSLSVKEYARVQQFPDNWIFEGSLVDRYRQIGNAVPVGLGYVIGTTIFNYLKNLEKNL, from the coding sequence ATGGTAAAAAAGACTCTCGTCAAGGAGGGGTGGGGTGAATATGGGCATCCTTCCGGAGCCCCCAAGTTTATTTCACTTTTCAGCGGTGCTATGGGGCTTGATTTAGGTTTGGAATCCGCAGGATTTGAATGTGTCGGTTGCTTGGAATTGGATAAGCGTGCGTGCCAGACGATTAGACGGAATCGGCCAAATATACCGGTGTTAGAGGATGATATCCGGAATTGGAATCAGGGTAGTGCCCTGCTGAAGAAGTTTGGATTAGAAGGGAAAGATGTTGCCTTAATTGTGGGTGGCCCGCCTTGTCCGTCTTTCAGCACTGCGGGGAAGCGCCAAGCGTTCAATGATCCGCGCGGGCAAGTTATGTTTGATTTCCTGAAGGTGGTTAATGAGATCAGGCCTCCTTTTTTTGTCATGGAGAATGTTCGGGGGATTTTATCTGCCGCCATTGACCATGTTCCCCTTAGCGAGCGAGACGATAAGGTTGACTTTGACGGAAAGGGCTCCGTCTTGGCGTTATTGAACACTAAGTTTGCTGAAATGGGTTATACCGTGACAGCACAACTTGTTAATGCCGCTAATTACGGGACACCTCAAAAACGAGAACGAGTGGTGTTTATTGGTAGCAGGGATGGGCTTCAAATCCCGATGCCAGTCGGTGCGTATAGCCCATCAGAAGGACTGTTCCAGCGCCGGTGGCGAACCTTAGGGGATGCGCTGGAGGGGCTTGTGGATCCTGAGCCGGAGTTCATTCCTTTCTCAAAGAACCGAGCCAAATTTTTGTCCCTATTGCAGGAGGGGGAAAACTGGCGTTCGCTCCCCCCTGAGATGCAGGAAGAAGCTTTGGGCGGCGCATATAGTTCAACGGGAGGACGTGTGGGTTTCTTTCGTAGATTGTCGTTTTCCAAGCCGAGTCCAACCGTTCCAACCAGTCCTATTCAAAAGAGTACCTGCCTGTGTCATCCCACTGAATTACGGTCATTGTCGGTAAAGGAATATGCTCGGGTTCAGCAGTTCCCTGACAACTGGATTTTTGAGGGAAGCCTTGTGGATAGGTATCGTCAGATTGGTAACGCTGTTCCTGTTGGACTCGGATATGTGATCGGAACGACGATCTTCAACTATTTGAAAAATTTGGAAAAAAATTTATGA